A genomic region of Candidatus Palauibacter polyketidifaciens contains the following coding sequences:
- a CDS encoding 6-bladed beta-propeller, whose amino-acid sequence MRVVLLAVAVVLFAGVAACADEPPAPPPEVPVFEGAIDLEIGEVEGEDPYLFTRIGSVVADDRGRVIVADYQTHEVRVFEADGRFAFRLGGQGDGPGELTNPCCMTFGPDGLLWVRESARYSAFRLGDDGAEYARSLRSVNASFNLVAPVTFDAEGRLVDLGMAAGETRLTRFHLGPGMAVDTVPMATAEEQATGFSPVDIRIGDQAATFFVYQPFGPLWIHGHGSGGWWATAVNSAYAIALHHPDGSTSRLEAPLQGPELSPDERRRAQARIDQEKERFDLRDHPFGVPDRKPVLAELFFDRAGRLWVEKTGVDGDEMREADVYREGTLEARYRWPRGVSNLAYPAWVTETELYGTTRDSLDVSRAARVRFTRIP is encoded by the coding sequence GTGAGGGTCGTGCTCCTCGCGGTCGCGGTCGTGCTGTTCGCCGGCGTCGCCGCGTGCGCCGATGAACCCCCCGCTCCGCCTCCCGAGGTCCCGGTCTTCGAAGGGGCGATCGACCTCGAGATCGGCGAAGTCGAGGGAGAAGATCCGTACCTGTTCACGAGAATCGGCTCCGTGGTGGCGGACGACCGCGGGCGGGTGATCGTCGCGGACTACCAGACGCACGAGGTGCGGGTGTTCGAGGCGGACGGGCGCTTCGCCTTCCGTTTGGGAGGCCAGGGGGACGGTCCCGGCGAGCTGACGAACCCCTGCTGCATGACGTTCGGGCCCGATGGACTCCTGTGGGTGCGGGAGAGCGCCCGCTACAGCGCGTTCAGGCTCGGCGACGACGGCGCGGAGTACGCGCGCAGCCTCAGGAGCGTCAACGCCTCCTTCAACCTGGTCGCTCCGGTCACCTTCGACGCCGAGGGCCGGCTCGTGGACCTCGGCATGGCGGCCGGCGAAACCCGGCTCACGCGCTTCCACCTGGGTCCGGGCATGGCCGTGGACACGGTCCCGATGGCCACGGCCGAGGAGCAGGCCACCGGCTTCAGCCCCGTCGACATCAGGATAGGAGATCAGGCCGCCACATTCTTCGTCTACCAGCCCTTCGGTCCGCTGTGGATTCACGGGCACGGGTCGGGCGGCTGGTGGGCCACGGCCGTCAACTCCGCGTACGCGATCGCGCTCCACCATCCCGACGGGAGCACGTCGCGCCTCGAGGCGCCGCTGCAGGGACCGGAGTTGAGTCCGGACGAGCGCCGCCGCGCGCAGGCCCGGATCGACCAGGAGAAGGAGAGGTTCGACCTGCGCGACCATCCGTTCGGTGTCCCCGACCGCAAGCCGGTCCTGGCCGAACTCTTCTTCGACCGCGCCGGCCGGCTGTGGGTGGAGAAGACGGGGGTCGACGGAGATGAGATGCGCGAGGCCGACGTCTATCGCGAGGGCACGCTGGAGGCGCGATACCGCTGGCCGCGCGGGGTCAGCAACCTCGCATACCCCGCCTGGGTCACCGAAACGGAACTCTACGGCACGACGCGCGACTCGCTCGACGTCTCGCGCGCCGCCCGCGTCCGCTTCACCCGAATCCCGTAG